One Natronomonas moolapensis 8.8.11 genomic region harbors:
- a CDS encoding methyl-accepting chemotaxis protein gives MSTDTSQSPIARYVENTPNGTEIPEESFRKRHRGILLFTAAFVPFVFVISRLTGVQSVTGAELPPIPLVHSLAGTGLVAALLLAAAVPLLPRRLRSALAALAFMTVGSVLAYFTGGFIEAHFLYFVGVGVVALYEDWVPFGITIGYVAAQHSVFGLIEWFTVYNHPAAMANPVVWGGIHAVGVLMLATTITFLWQSLAIQRQQAREAIQEKLDEVEEAKRAAEDKQQEAARQKEEMTALNQALEATATEFQTTMRACADGDLTQRLDDSVDNDAMASIARAFNDMIDDVERTVLDIQSFAERVSSASTDVAGRSTEIKRTSAAVEESVSEVAARAEEQDEQLQTVAGEIGDLSATVEEIASSSEEVAATAGTAVDLGETGRTHANDATAEITAIKSQTTDVAEEITALNEQMDRIGEIADMIGEITEQTNILALNASIEAARADTNGDGFAVVANEVKGLAEEAADATDEIERRIETAQAVTDETVVSIEEMRGRVGTGAETIDETISMFDDIATAIEEAEGGIAEISDATDDQAASAEEIASMVDDVSETSQSTARESTDVAEQTASQVESLEETTAEVEKLADVATELSEQVAAFTTTADQSADTTATGRGGSGGVERPPAGPSEPPAHADGGRPPERR, from the coding sequence ATGTCCACAGACACGTCGCAGTCTCCGATCGCCCGGTACGTCGAGAACACACCGAACGGCACCGAAATCCCCGAGGAGTCCTTCCGGAAGCGCCATCGCGGAATCTTGCTCTTCACCGCGGCGTTCGTACCGTTCGTATTCGTCATTAGCCGGCTAACCGGCGTTCAATCGGTCACCGGTGCCGAACTTCCGCCGATTCCACTCGTGCACTCGCTGGCCGGCACCGGTCTCGTCGCGGCGCTGTTGCTCGCGGCTGCGGTGCCGTTGTTGCCGCGTCGCCTCCGGTCGGCGCTGGCCGCGCTCGCGTTCATGACGGTCGGTTCCGTTCTCGCGTACTTCACCGGCGGGTTCATAGAGGCACACTTCCTGTATTTCGTCGGCGTCGGGGTGGTTGCCCTGTACGAAGACTGGGTGCCGTTCGGTATCACGATCGGCTACGTCGCGGCCCAACACAGCGTCTTCGGGCTCATCGAGTGGTTCACGGTCTACAACCACCCGGCGGCCATGGCCAACCCGGTCGTGTGGGGCGGCATCCACGCCGTCGGCGTGTTGATGCTCGCCACCACCATCACGTTTCTCTGGCAGTCGTTAGCCATCCAGCGCCAACAGGCCCGAGAGGCGATCCAGGAGAAACTCGACGAGGTCGAGGAAGCAAAACGGGCCGCCGAGGACAAACAACAGGAGGCCGCCCGACAAAAAGAGGAGATGACGGCGCTGAACCAGGCGCTGGAGGCGACGGCCACCGAGTTTCAGACCACGATGCGGGCCTGTGCCGACGGAGACCTCACGCAACGGCTGGACGACTCCGTCGACAACGACGCGATGGCCTCCATCGCGCGGGCGTTTAACGACATGATCGACGACGTCGAACGAACGGTCCTCGACATCCAGTCGTTCGCGGAGCGCGTCTCGAGCGCCAGCACCGACGTCGCCGGCAGATCGACCGAGATCAAACGGACGAGCGCTGCCGTCGAGGAGTCCGTCTCCGAGGTTGCAGCCCGCGCCGAAGAACAGGACGAGCAACTCCAAACCGTCGCCGGCGAGATCGGCGACCTGTCGGCCACAGTCGAGGAGATCGCCTCGTCCTCCGAGGAGGTCGCGGCCACGGCCGGAACCGCCGTCGATCTCGGGGAGACGGGGCGTACCCACGCCAACGACGCTACGGCGGAGATCACGGCCATCAAGTCCCAGACGACCGACGTCGCCGAGGAGATCACGGCGCTGAACGAGCAGATGGACCGGATCGGCGAGATCGCCGACATGATCGGCGAGATCACAGAACAGACGAACATCCTCGCGTTGAACGCCTCGATCGAAGCCGCCAGAGCCGACACCAACGGCGACGGGTTCGCGGTCGTCGCAAACGAGGTCAAGGGGTTGGCCGAGGAAGCCGCCGACGCCACAGACGAGATCGAACGACGCATCGAAACGGCGCAGGCGGTGACCGACGAGACGGTGGTGAGCATAGAGGAGATGCGCGGTCGCGTCGGGACGGGCGCAGAGACGATCGACGAGACCATTTCGATGTTCGACGACATCGCCACCGCGATCGAGGAGGCCGAAGGCGGAATCGCCGAAATCAGCGACGCGACCGACGATCAGGCCGCCTCCGCCGAGGAGATCGCATCGATGGTCGACGACGTCTCCGAGACGAGTCAATCCACCGCGCGCGAGTCGACCGACGTCGCCGAGCAAACCGCCAGCCAGGTCGAATCGCTGGAGGAGACCACTGCCGAGGTCGAGAAACTCGCCGACGTGGCGACCGAGCTCTCAGAGCAGGTCGCCGCGTTCACCACGACGGCCGATCAAAGCGCCGACACCACCGCGACAGGGCGGGGTGGTTCCGGGGGCGTCGAACGACCGCCAGCGGGACCGTCCGAGCCGCCAGCCCACGCCGACGGCGGTCGGCCGCCGGAGCGACGGTGA
- a CDS encoding class I SAM-dependent methyltransferase — MADDRERWNETYRGDDEFELPEDPIPELARRIDTLPGGRALDVATGTGRNALYLAEHGYDVEAVDVSDEALARARRRADERGVDVTWIRADLTDPGFDLETGAYDLITVSFFAALDLLPDLKEALAPGGVLVYEHHLRSSDPIEIGPSSDRHRYRSNDLLRACLDLTILGYEERRREVSGGTAAVATLLARNSGGGAQSYPDLPEGR; from the coding sequence GTGGCCGACGACCGCGAACGCTGGAACGAGACGTACCGTGGCGACGACGAGTTCGAACTCCCCGAGGACCCGATCCCCGAACTCGCGCGGCGGATCGACACGCTGCCCGGGGGACGTGCGCTGGACGTCGCGACCGGTACCGGACGCAACGCGCTCTATCTCGCTGAGCACGGCTACGACGTCGAGGCCGTCGACGTCTCCGACGAGGCGCTCGCGCGCGCCCGGCGCCGCGCCGACGAGCGGGGCGTCGACGTCACGTGGATCCGGGCCGACCTCACCGATCCCGGCTTCGACCTCGAGACGGGGGCCTACGATCTGATCACCGTGAGCTTCTTCGCCGCGCTCGATCTCCTGCCCGACCTCAAAGAGGCGCTCGCGCCCGGCGGCGTGTTGGTGTACGAACACCACCTCCGGTCGAGCGATCCGATCGAGATCGGTCCCTCGAGCGACCGACACCGGTATCGGTCGAACGACCTGCTCCGGGCGTGTCTTGACCTGACGATCCTCGGCTACGAGGAGCGCCGCCGCGAGGTCAGCGGCGGCACCGCCGCGGTAGCGACGCTTCTCGCCCGGAACTCGGGCGGCGGCGCCCAGTCGTACCCCGACCTCCCGGAGGGGCGCTGA